GAAGGCTTCCGAACTGCGTAACATGACCGATGAGGAACTCAATCAAAAATTAAAAGATTTACGTACAGAGCTTTTTAACTTACGTTTTCAAGCTATTACTGGGCAACTCAGGAATCCTCGTCGGATAAGATTGGTAAAACGGGATATTGCAAGGATTAAAACTATTCAGCGAGAACGAGAATTAGCGGCTAAACAGCGGGAGGTTCAATAACATGCCAGGTCCCAAGAGATTGGT
This portion of the Thermatribacter velox genome encodes:
- the rpmC gene encoding 50S ribosomal protein L29 — encoded protein: MKASELRNMTDEELNQKLKDLRTELFNLRFQAITGQLRNPRRIRLVKRDIARIKTIQRERELAAKQREVQ